Proteins from a genomic interval of Leptospiraceae bacterium:
- a CDS encoding DUF4240 domain-containing protein: MLSVNGIYEKGQVRLLGNPPKASGIKVIVTFLEEIAATEVRFTESDFWNIISRINWDANDAREQIRPCINALTEFAPEDIIQFEEILAEKLYHLDGKKFALNLGEFSYEEGKHFSQDLFLYMRCYAVAKERQRVL; the protein is encoded by the coding sequence ATGCTTTCTGTGAATGGAATCTACGAAAAAGGACAAGTTCGACTCTTAGGCAATCCTCCTAAGGCATCGGGGATAAAAGTAATTGTAACTTTTTTGGAAGAGATAGCAGCAACAGAAGTTCGTTTTACTGAAAGTGATTTCTGGAATATAATTTCAAGAATTAATTGGGACGCGAACGATGCGAGAGAACAGATTCGTCCCTGTATCAACGCATTAACAGAGTTTGCCCCGGAAGATATTATTCAATTTGAAGAAATTTTGGCAGAGAAATTGTATCATTTAGATGGAAAGAAATTTGCTCTCAATCTTGGAGAATTTTCTTACGAAGAAGGAAAACATTTTTCACAAGATTTATTTCTATACATGCGCTGTTATGCTGTGGCTAAAGAAAGGCAAAGAGTATTATAA
- a CDS encoding long-chain fatty acid--CoA ligase, with protein sequence MSDKTLLDVFSRAAVSFPNQFFHTKDRHKYYRSTSFAHLHQRAKILALELISNGVNMGDNVAVIADNRQEWLITDMAIQIAGGVCVPRGSDSNANEIRYILEHCGAKIVFIEHLRLYKKIAEILSELKVKVFVLDPEFPKDTLTKFNGQTIADVLVNAKPYTNESENLLYQIRSKISADNAFTIIYTSGTTGNPKGVVLTHANMLYQLTVVPELIQLQKTDRILSILPIWHIFERLMLYCAIHGGANLYYTSTKDLMEDFIRVKPTLMASAPRLWETIYQRLRERVDKTEALNRELFDLSYDIKKELHEANNTIQNTWQQIVDNGIISSFPGLGGIFSNFAQSLGKKIALTFPDMYLDPIFLMRVRAMLGGELRGTISGGGALPKHIDEFFNAIGIPVYEGYGMTECSPVIAMRSVSNVRIGTVGKVVNGTNVQIRSEEGNILPQGNIGVIWVKGRGVTSGYYKNPVATENVLKEGWLNTGDLGRLDEFGNLSIRGRAKDTIVLMGGENIEPVPIETLLTQHPLVEQAVVVGQDKKNLGVLIWPSYERLEDAGYAVDEFDLTCNLNQKPEILHLFRGVLSEIVNERNGFKSFEHVSHIRFLPKKLLVGQELTNLQKIKRNIVHEKYKELIESMYQGHHHAHH encoded by the coding sequence ATGTCAGATAAAACTTTACTAGATGTATTTTCAAGAGCAGCCGTTAGTTTCCCTAATCAATTTTTTCATACAAAAGATAGACATAAATACTATAGATCAACATCATTCGCCCATTTACATCAACGAGCCAAAATTCTAGCCCTTGAGTTAATATCGAATGGGGTAAATATGGGGGATAATGTAGCCGTAATCGCAGATAATCGACAAGAATGGCTTATAACGGATATGGCAATTCAAATTGCAGGAGGAGTTTGTGTTCCAAGAGGAAGTGACTCAAACGCAAACGAAATTCGCTATATCCTAGAACATTGTGGCGCAAAAATAGTATTCATAGAACACTTACGACTCTATAAAAAAATTGCCGAAATTCTTTCCGAATTAAAGGTCAAAGTTTTTGTTTTAGATCCAGAATTCCCAAAAGACACACTTACGAAGTTTAACGGCCAGACCATTGCAGACGTACTAGTAAATGCAAAACCATATACAAACGAATCAGAAAATCTTCTTTATCAAATTCGTAGTAAAATCTCCGCCGACAATGCATTCACCATTATTTATACATCTGGTACTACTGGTAATCCGAAGGGTGTTGTATTAACACATGCGAACATGCTTTACCAATTAACCGTCGTTCCTGAACTAATTCAACTACAAAAGACTGATCGTATTTTATCTATACTTCCTATTTGGCATATTTTTGAAAGACTGATGCTTTATTGTGCCATTCACGGAGGGGCTAATCTTTATTATACCAGCACAAAAGATTTAATGGAAGATTTTATTCGTGTAAAACCGACCCTTATGGCATCAGCTCCAAGACTCTGGGAAACAATCTATCAAAGACTAAGAGAGAGAGTCGACAAAACAGAAGCGTTGAATCGAGAATTATTTGATTTATCCTATGACATTAAAAAGGAATTACACGAAGCTAATAACACAATCCAAAATACTTGGCAGCAGATAGTGGATAACGGTATTATATCCTCCTTCCCTGGATTAGGCGGAATCTTCTCAAACTTCGCACAATCCTTGGGCAAAAAAATTGCTCTTACTTTTCCTGATATGTATTTAGATCCAATTTTTCTTATGCGTGTAAGAGCCATGTTAGGAGGAGAACTCAGAGGAACTATTTCCGGTGGTGGGGCATTACCAAAACATATTGACGAATTTTTTAATGCAATCGGAATCCCTGTTTACGAAGGATATGGAATGACAGAATGTTCTCCGGTAATTGCAATGCGATCCGTTTCAAATGTACGCATTGGAACTGTCGGTAAAGTTGTAAATGGAACTAACGTTCAAATTCGCTCGGAAGAAGGAAATATTTTACCACAAGGTAATATTGGAGTAATTTGGGTGAAAGGTCGCGGAGTTACTAGCGGCTACTATAAAAATCCTGTGGCTACTGAAAATGTGTTAAAAGAGGGGTGGCTGAATACCGGCGATTTAGGAAGACTTGATGAATTTGGAAATCTAAGCATTCGGGGTCGTGCCAAGGATACAATCGTCCTCATGGGCGGAGAAAATATTGAACCTGTTCCTATTGAAACTCTATTAACTCAACATCCTCTTGTTGAACAAGCTGTCGTAGTTGGACAAGATAAAAAAAATCTAGGTGTTCTCATTTGGCCTTCTTACGAAAGATTGGAAGACGCCGGTTATGCAGTCGATGAATTTGATCTTACTTGTAATTTAAATCAGAAACCGGAGATACTCCATCTTTTCCGCGGAGTACTGTCTGAAATTGTAAATGAAAGAAACGGATTTAAATCTTTTGAACATGTAAGCCATATTCGTTTTCTCCCAAAGAAATTACTAGTCGGACAAGAATTAACCAATTTACAAAAAATTAAACGAAATATTGTCCACGAAAAATATAAAGAATTAATAGAGTCTATGTACCAAGGTCATCACCATGCACACCATTAA
- a CDS encoding type I 3-dehydroquinate dehydratase: MNYKIIVTLGKEELEDCNNLAIKEADILEIRLDLLDISYLRDKLYTILKELKKPVLFTYRNPKDSSEASIANFSFLDLEKLLQEFNSPENYLDIELDQTKSIFDSIKNCKYTVIYSYHNFSNTISKKEMLDWISKKESLNCIYKFAVSPKNISELETFLEDLSVISKHYKVIGIGMGDIGVYSRLFGDRFGSFATYCCIGKPRAPGQVEIFSLKKVRDEYANIVLPDIGKFINNSYAK; encoded by the coding sequence ATGAACTATAAAATCATTGTAACTTTAGGAAAAGAAGAATTAGAAGATTGTAATAACTTAGCAATTAAGGAAGCTGATATCCTAGAAATCCGCTTAGATTTATTAGATATTTCTTATCTTAGGGACAAATTATATACTATATTAAAAGAACTGAAAAAACCAGTGCTTTTTACCTACCGCAATCCAAAAGATTCGAGTGAAGCGTCTATCGCTAATTTTTCGTTTTTAGATTTAGAAAAATTGCTCCAAGAATTTAATTCTCCAGAAAATTATTTGGATATAGAATTAGACCAAACAAAATCTATTTTTGATTCGATTAAAAATTGTAAGTATACTGTCATTTACTCCTATCATAATTTTTCGAACACAATTTCAAAAAAGGAAATGTTAGATTGGATTTCTAAAAAGGAGAGTTTAAATTGCATTTATAAATTTGCAGTAAGTCCTAAAAACATTTCCGAATTGGAAACATTTTTGGAAGATTTGTCTGTAATCTCTAAACATTATAAAGTAATAGGAATTGGTATGGGAGACATTGGAGTTTACTCACGATTATTCGGAGATAGATTTGGCTCTTTTGCAACTTACTGTTGTATTGGCAAACCAAGAGCCCCCGGACAGGTAGAAATTTTTTCCCTAAAAAAAGTTAGAGATGAATATGCAAATATAGTTTTGCCAGACATAGGCAAATTTATAAATAATTCGTATGCAAAATAA
- a CDS encoding XRE family transcriptional regulator: protein MALNINISSRHLSFVETGKSNPSRGLILKIAHTLKLPLRHQNAILIAAGFTPEFEELPFDGQKMKIVREALSYMLEKHKPYPAFVVNTSYKILMRNSGYDQIIKFYAGENALKKYDNAIKILFAEDGLKHSVKDWSTVEHFLLTRLKEEVVSTQNSDLTALFKEVSKQRTKTPPIHFQIDESLPILNLVLEKNKRRVSFFTTIATLGTPLDLTTQEIRIEFLFPSDEETKQFFHSL, encoded by the coding sequence TTGGCACTTAACATTAATATTTCCTCTAGGCATCTAAGCTTTGTGGAAACTGGAAAGTCCAATCCAAGTCGTGGCTTAATTTTAAAAATTGCGCATACGCTAAAGTTGCCTCTCAGGCATCAAAATGCAATTTTAATCGCGGCAGGGTTTACTCCTGAGTTTGAAGAATTACCTTTTGATGGACAAAAGATGAAAATTGTCAGAGAGGCTTTGAGTTATATGTTAGAGAAACATAAGCCGTACCCTGCTTTCGTGGTCAATACAAGTTACAAAATTCTCATGAGAAATTCTGGCTACGATCAAATTATAAAATTCTATGCTGGAGAAAATGCTCTAAAGAAATATGACAATGCTATAAAAATTCTGTTTGCCGAAGATGGTTTAAAACATTCAGTTAAAGACTGGTCAACTGTAGAACATTTTTTACTTACTCGTCTAAAAGAGGAAGTTGTTTCAACGCAAAATAGTGATTTGACTGCATTATTCAAAGAAGTTTCAAAACAAAGAACAAAAACTCCTCCAATTCATTTTCAAATTGATGAATCGTTACCTATACTGAATTTGGTTCTAGAAAAAAATAAAAGGAGAGTAAGTTTTTTTACTACAATTGCTACTCTTGGAACACCGCTGGATCTAACTACCCAAGAAATTCGTATAGAATTTCTTTTTCCCAGTGACGAAGAAACTAAACAATTTTTTCATTCACTCTAA
- a CDS encoding DUF433 domain-containing protein, translated as MNSKPIIDYKLHIEINSEIRFGKPCIKGTRISVYDVLGWFASGMTQEEILEDFPQLTKDNILACFAYSADRERRLKIAV; from the coding sequence ATGAATAGCAAACCAATTATTGACTATAAATTACATATCGAAATCAATTCCGAAATAAGATTTGGTAAACCTTGCATAAAGGGAACTAGAATTTCTGTATATGATGTATTGGGTTGGTTTGCGTCTGGCATGACCCAAGAAGAAATCCTCGAAGACTTTCCTCAATTAACGAAGGACAATATTCTAGCTTGTTTCGCTTATTCAGCGGATAGAGAACGCAGACTAAAAATAGCAGTTTAA
- the acs gene encoding acetate--CoA ligase — protein MAKERILHPPNDFTKTANLNLKEYQKLYNESIKSPHTFWKKQTERLTWFTPPKKILTENFAEGKVKWFEGGKLNVSYNCLDRHLNSSLKNKAALIWESDSGEESKTLTYQELHRDVCKFANVLKSQGVKKGDRVLIYLPMVPELAVSALACTRIGAVHSIVFGGFSPESLIGRIEDCKPSLIVTSDGGYRGGKVIDIKKNIDLALEKSSTKIKNVIVVKRTGMEGNLNWIEGRDHWWHYLMKNASNVSEPYKADAEDPLFILYTSGSTGKPKGVLHTTAGYLLGANLTFHYVFDHKPEDTFWCTADIGWITGHSYILYGPLSNGATSIMFEGVPTYPNPGRFWEVIDKYSVNVFYTAPTAIRALAKEGTSHIEKHSLKSLRLLGTVGEPINPEAWEWYNKNIGKGKCPIVDTYWQTETGSILISPLPGAIATKPGSATLPFFGIKPILVDNDGKKITEKGEVSGNLCIESPWPSMMRGVYGDPKRFKATYFSQFKGLYFTGDGARRDKDGYYWITGRVDDVLNVSGHRIGTAEVESALVAHKSVAEAAVVGYPHDIKGQGIYVYVTVKNGITTNDELKKELIASVEKIIGKFARPDIIHWAPGLPKTRSGKIMRRILRKIAANEFDGLGDISTLADPSVVATIIEDKKKYHS, from the coding sequence ATGGCAAAAGAAAGAATTTTACATCCACCGAATGACTTTACAAAAACAGCAAATCTTAATTTAAAAGAATACCAGAAATTATACAACGAATCAATCAAATCCCCACATACATTTTGGAAAAAACAAACAGAGCGTCTAACATGGTTTACCCCACCAAAGAAAATTTTAACGGAAAACTTTGCAGAGGGAAAAGTAAAATGGTTTGAAGGTGGAAAATTAAACGTATCCTACAACTGCCTGGATAGACATTTAAATTCTTCTTTGAAAAATAAAGCCGCTCTAATTTGGGAAAGTGATAGCGGTGAAGAATCGAAAACTCTAACCTACCAAGAATTGCATAGAGATGTTTGCAAATTCGCAAATGTTTTAAAATCGCAAGGTGTAAAAAAGGGAGATCGAGTTTTAATCTATTTACCAATGGTTCCTGAACTTGCAGTTTCTGCACTTGCCTGTACCCGCATAGGAGCAGTGCATTCTATAGTCTTTGGAGGATTTTCTCCTGAGTCTCTCATAGGCCGAATCGAAGATTGTAAACCAAGTTTAATAGTAACATCCGACGGAGGTTACAGAGGCGGAAAAGTCATCGACATAAAAAAGAACATAGACCTAGCTTTAGAAAAATCCTCTACCAAAATAAAAAACGTAATCGTTGTTAAACGCACAGGAATGGAAGGTAATTTGAATTGGATAGAAGGTCGCGATCATTGGTGGCATTATTTGATGAAGAATGCGTCTAACGTCAGTGAACCGTATAAAGCAGACGCAGAAGATCCTCTTTTTATTCTCTATACTTCAGGTTCAACCGGAAAACCGAAAGGCGTACTTCATACGACAGCAGGTTACTTACTCGGAGCCAATTTAACATTTCATTATGTGTTCGACCACAAACCGGAAGATACTTTTTGGTGTACGGCAGATATTGGGTGGATAACAGGACATAGCTACATATTATATGGGCCGCTTTCCAATGGAGCTACCTCGATTATGTTCGAAGGAGTTCCAACTTATCCAAATCCGGGAAGATTTTGGGAAGTTATAGACAAATACAGTGTTAACGTATTTTATACCGCACCGACCGCCATACGCGCGTTAGCCAAAGAAGGCACTTCTCATATTGAAAAACATTCCTTAAAATCACTCCGGCTTTTAGGAACAGTAGGGGAACCTATCAATCCAGAAGCATGGGAATGGTATAACAAAAATATAGGTAAAGGCAAATGTCCAATAGTCGATACGTATTGGCAAACAGAAACCGGATCAATTTTAATTTCTCCTTTACCGGGAGCAATAGCAACAAAACCCGGCTCTGCAACACTTCCTTTTTTTGGAATCAAACCTATCCTAGTTGATAACGATGGCAAAAAAATTACAGAAAAAGGAGAAGTCAGTGGAAATCTTTGCATAGAATCTCCCTGGCCTTCCATGATGCGCGGAGTGTATGGAGATCCAAAAAGATTTAAGGCTACCTATTTTTCGCAATTTAAAGGACTTTATTTTACAGGGGACGGAGCACGAAGAGACAAAGACGGTTACTATTGGATAACCGGTAGAGTCGATGATGTTCTAAATGTTTCTGGACATAGAATTGGAACTGCGGAAGTGGAAAGTGCTTTAGTCGCACACAAATCAGTTGCCGAAGCGGCAGTTGTCGGTTATCCGCATGACATAAAAGGACAAGGAATCTATGTTTATGTAACTGTAAAAAATGGAATTACAACAAATGACGAGCTAAAAAAAGAACTCATTGCAAGTGTAGAAAAAATTATAGGAAAATTTGCCAGACCCGATATCATTCACTGGGCACCGGGTCTTCCCAAAACTCGTTCAGGAAAAATCATGCGACGTATTTTACGCAAAATTGCAGCAAATGAATTTGATGGACTTGGAGATATATCAACATTAGCCGATCCTTCCGTAGTTGCTACAATAATTGAGGATAAAAAGAAGTATCATAGCTAA
- a CDS encoding HDOD domain-containing protein, producing the protein MQSIGINPKTSSVYNVIIADPSTIERKLLGRFLILNSFKIAEETDNMESMFKNLNSISPSPDIIFLEASMLGKEGSQFLKFLNTNLPDIKVIYIISTKSQEAYMLKNNINYYIKKPFLKKNLEDKLIEILTDKPIDINSKQNQKNVHLNQVYIPPMRDSVHKILLFESNTTAGSNELENLLYPDKSLCADLLRVANSSLYGRNGSVKTLHDAITLLGTKTIKNIVIVQARRHMTGNLTKQPIFKKFLYEFSILTSLISHDLISLLGKAKDFKEIFLLSSFRKIGMNILALNFQDKYANILGTFEKGKVELTTLENSEILLNHIQVGVSIMKEWKMPELFIDIVQNQDFSLANFKTVNEIDRVTRIAEILSKNLMKIDPSSEEISILEEANLFYKPKENFDTLFGRDYYKNIISHPFFELQ; encoded by the coding sequence ATGCAGTCAATCGGAATCAACCCAAAAACAAGTTCGGTGTATAATGTTATTATCGCAGATCCGTCAACCATCGAGCGAAAACTCCTCGGAAGATTTTTAATATTGAATTCGTTTAAGATTGCGGAAGAAACGGATAATATGGAATCAATGTTCAAAAACTTAAATTCCATTAGTCCATCACCTGATATAATTTTTCTAGAAGCTTCCATGCTTGGTAAAGAAGGTTCCCAATTTTTAAAGTTTCTAAACACTAACCTCCCTGATATAAAGGTAATCTACATAATTTCCACGAAAAGTCAGGAAGCTTATATGTTGAAAAATAATATTAATTATTATATAAAAAAGCCTTTTCTTAAAAAAAACTTAGAAGATAAATTAATAGAAATACTAACAGATAAACCAATAGACATTAATTCAAAACAAAATCAGAAAAATGTGCATTTGAATCAAGTTTACATTCCACCTATGCGAGATAGCGTACATAAAATTTTGCTTTTTGAGTCAAACACTACTGCTGGAAGCAATGAATTAGAAAATCTTCTTTATCCAGATAAATCATTGTGTGCTGATCTTTTGAGAGTTGCAAACTCAAGCCTTTACGGAAGAAACGGATCTGTGAAGACTTTGCATGATGCGATTACTCTGCTCGGTACTAAAACAATTAAAAATATTGTGATTGTTCAGGCGCGGAGACATATGACTGGAAATTTAACGAAACAACCAATATTCAAAAAATTCTTATATGAATTTTCTATATTAACTTCGCTTATTTCACATGATCTCATTTCCCTTTTAGGTAAGGCAAAAGACTTTAAGGAGATATTCCTATTATCCTCATTTCGTAAAATTGGAATGAACATTCTTGCTTTAAATTTTCAAGATAAGTATGCGAATATCCTTGGAACCTTCGAAAAAGGAAAAGTGGAACTAACTACTCTCGAGAATTCAGAAATATTATTGAACCATATTCAAGTTGGAGTTTCTATTATGAAAGAATGGAAAATGCCAGAGTTATTTATTGATATTGTTCAAAACCAAGACTTTTCTTTGGCCAACTTCAAAACAGTAAATGAAATCGATAGAGTTACAAGAATTGCGGAAATTCTTTCTAAAAATTTAATGAAGATAGATCCATCGAGTGAGGAAATTTCGATTTTAGAAGAAGCAAATTTATTTTATAAACCTAAAGAGAACTTTGATACACTGTTCGGAAGGGATTATTATAAAAATATAATATCACATCCATTCTTTGAATTGCAGTAA
- a CDS encoding alpha/beta fold hydrolase, whose protein sequence is MHTIKKEKIELTTSDMWKIAIYRYHGQKITRKIPALLVHGIASDSTAWDMGIPEYSFAPWLAAQGFDVYTIDLRGRSGSDGPHTGRGNQWSIDDYLLCDLPCAVEYILETTGSKNLHWVGHSLGGILGFFYQIRHKAANLKSLTGFATALTYSYSTINHFRTWLDYITVLPYFPVDTFWKPLKLFLNENTPWNRFLWHPDNLDTKVKEAVMDQTVQRIAVLEWNQIKTISTAEGMTRLSGGFNHYVHDRRIVTPALLIAGDKDWVCALEGIEWTTTNLKCRNRHMIFGKEYGSKSSYGHMDILCGINAPSETWPAALEWIVANEE, encoded by the coding sequence ATGCACACCATTAAAAAAGAAAAAATAGAACTAACCACTTCCGATATGTGGAAAATAGCCATTTACCGCTATCATGGCCAAAAAATAACTCGAAAAATTCCAGCTCTTTTAGTTCACGGAATTGCCTCGGACAGCACAGCTTGGGATATGGGAATTCCTGAATATAGTTTTGCTCCATGGCTTGCCGCACAAGGTTTTGACGTTTACACAATTGATTTACGTGGACGTTCAGGAAGCGACGGACCTCACACGGGTCGTGGTAATCAGTGGTCTATTGATGATTATCTGCTCTGTGATTTGCCGTGTGCTGTGGAATACATCCTTGAAACAACGGGAAGCAAAAACCTACATTGGGTAGGACATAGTCTTGGCGGGATTCTAGGATTTTTCTACCAAATTCGTCACAAAGCGGCTAATCTAAAAAGCCTTACTGGATTTGCAACAGCGTTAACTTACTCTTATTCAACAATCAATCACTTCCGAACATGGTTAGATTACATTACTGTGCTACCTTATTTTCCTGTGGATACTTTTTGGAAACCGCTAAAATTATTTTTAAATGAAAACACACCTTGGAATCGTTTCCTCTGGCACCCCGACAATTTGGATACTAAAGTAAAAGAAGCAGTAATGGATCAAACCGTTCAGCGAATTGCAGTCTTAGAATGGAATCAAATCAAAACAATTTCTACAGCTGAAGGTATGACACGATTATCCGGTGGGTTCAATCACTATGTCCATGATAGACGAATTGTTACACCAGCCTTACTCATAGCGGGCGACAAAGACTGGGTATGCGCTCTTGAAGGAATTGAATGGACTACCACAAATTTAAAATGCCGTAACCGCCACATGATATTCGGAAAAGAATACGGTAGCAAATCAAGCTACGGCCATATGGATATTCTTTGTGGAATTAACGCTCCATCGGAGACTTGGCCAGCAGCCCTAGAGTGGATAGTGGCTAACGAAGAGTAA
- a CDS encoding DUF5615 family PIN-like protein, translating to MKLLFDENLSYRFLKKLNSEYTESETIRGKSDLKIWEYAKANGFTIVSFDEDFYDIQLLRKFPPKVIWLRCGNTSTNHVAEILNKKTEELKRFIEDSEQGIFEIY from the coding sequence ATGAAGTTACTGTTTGATGAAAATCTTTCCTATCGATTTTTGAAAAAGTTAAATTCAGAATATACTGAGTCCGAAACCATTCGAGGAAAATCTGATTTAAAAATATGGGAATATGCAAAAGCGAATGGATTTACCATTGTTAGTTTTGATGAAGATTTTTACGACATTCAATTGCTACGAAAATTCCCACCGAAAGTAATTTGGCTTCGATGTGGAAATACTAGCACGAATCATGTTGCGGAAATCTTGAATAAGAAAACAGAAGAATTAAAAAGATTTATTGAAGATTCTGAACAAGGAATTTTTGAAATATATTAA